One window of the Daphnia pulex isolate KAP4 chromosome 8, ASM2113471v1 genome contains the following:
- the LOC124200245 gene encoding translation initiation factor IF-2-like isoform X1, with protein sequence MAATSIANPQMPLLTPIPGGFMHGKIVRIQGSLSPSAQRFAINLQCGPNTNPRDDLALHVNARIHERAVVRNSLVSGQWGPEERHGPTFPFVPGQGFEILILAESNNYKIAINGQHFAEFRSRTPMERVSYLSADGEIMISKINFEGGSHGMPGMHAPMPAPMPMPMPMPGMPQQHYPAPGMPHQPYPAPGGMYPTQPGMGYPTQPGMGYPTQPGMGYPTQPGMHPANYGHLSPKSAPYPDPYAPNPDPYAQYPNQPAHGGSAGSGSGLSGLINKASTAVAGLGLASGVTGILGSLAGGGHRSSGYPAAGYPTGYPGQQPGFMNQGSGGGGLLGGLGTAMGAAALGTALLNPKKAAKKQHKAQKKAMKYGIPLAAVGAVGVGAYGLHHGMKHHGYHGRSSSSSSSSSE encoded by the exons ATGGCTGCTACGTCCATAGCAAATCCG CAAATGCCTCTTTTGACACCTATCCCAGGCGGTTTCATGCATGGGAAAATCGTAAGAATTCAAGGCTCACTAAGTCCCTCAGCCCAACG TTTTGCTATAAATCTCCAATGTGGACCCAATACAAATCCACGTGATGATTTGGCTTTACATGTGAACGCAAGAATCCACGAGCGCGCTGTTGTCAGGAATTCTCTCGTCAGTGGTCAATGGGGACCTGAAGAGCGACACGGTCCCACATTTCCATTTGTGCCTGGACAAGGATTTGAAATACTAATTTTGGCAGAATCCAACAACTATAAG ATTGCTATCAACGGTCAACATTTTGCAGAATTTCGCTCTAGAACTCCAATGGAGCGTGTTTCATATTTATCGGCCGATGGTGAAATAATGATATCTAAGATAAACTTTGAAGGGGGTAGTCATGGGATGCCAGGTATGCACGCTCCGATGCCCGCTCCGATGCCAATGCCCATGCCCATGCCAGGAATGCCTCAACAACACTATCCTGCTCCCGGGATGCCCCATCAACCTTATCCCGCTCCAGGGGGAATGTATCCGACGCAACCAGGCATGGGCTATCCAACGCAACCGGGCATGGGCTATCCAACGCAACCAGGCATGGGCTATCCAACGCAACCTGGAATGCATCCAGCTAATTATGGACATCTTTCTCCAAAATCAGCC CCCTATCCTGATCCCTACGCACCCAATCCTGATCCGTACGCGCAGTACCCGAATCAACCCGCTCACGGCGGTAGTGCCGGTTCGGGCTCAGGATTGAGCGGTTTGATAAATAAGGCTTCCACAGCTGTCGCTGGCCTTGGACTGGCATCTGGAGTAACTGGAATATTGGGATCTCTTGCCGGAGGAGGA CATCGCAGCAGTGGTTATCCCGCTGCAGGTTATCCTACGGGTTATCCGGGTCAACAACCGGGATTCATGAATCAAGGAAGTGGAGGGGGCGGCCTTCTCGGTGGTCTTGGTACCGCAATGGGTGCGGCTGCTTTGGGAACTGCTTTGCTCAATCCC AAAAAAGCTGCCAAGAAACAACATAAAGCACAAAAGAAGGCGATGAAATACGGGATCCCGCTAGCTGCAGTGGGGGCAGTGGGGGTTGGCGCCTACGGTCTTCACCATGGAATGAAACATCACGGATATCATGGTCGCAGTTCCAGTAGCTCGAGCAGCTCCAGTGAATAA
- the LOC124200245 gene encoding galectin-4-like isoform X2: MAATSIANPQMPLLTPIPGGFMHGKIVRIQGSLSPSAQRFAINLQCGPNTNPRDDLALHVNARIHERAVVRNSLVSGQWGPEERHGPTFPFVPGQGFEILILAESNNYKIAINGQHFAEFRSRTPMERVSYLSADGEIMISKINFEGGSHGMPGMHAPMPAPMPMPMPMPGMPQQHYPAPGMPHQPYPAPGGMYPTQPGMGYPTQPGMGYPTQPGMGYPTQPGMHPANYGHLSPKSAHRSSGYPAAGYPTGYPGQQPGFMNQGSGGGGLLGGLGTAMGAAALGTALLNPKKAAKKQHKAQKKAMKYGIPLAAVGAVGVGAYGLHHGMKHHGYHGRSSSSSSSSSE, encoded by the exons ATGGCTGCTACGTCCATAGCAAATCCG CAAATGCCTCTTTTGACACCTATCCCAGGCGGTTTCATGCATGGGAAAATCGTAAGAATTCAAGGCTCACTAAGTCCCTCAGCCCAACG TTTTGCTATAAATCTCCAATGTGGACCCAATACAAATCCACGTGATGATTTGGCTTTACATGTGAACGCAAGAATCCACGAGCGCGCTGTTGTCAGGAATTCTCTCGTCAGTGGTCAATGGGGACCTGAAGAGCGACACGGTCCCACATTTCCATTTGTGCCTGGACAAGGATTTGAAATACTAATTTTGGCAGAATCCAACAACTATAAG ATTGCTATCAACGGTCAACATTTTGCAGAATTTCGCTCTAGAACTCCAATGGAGCGTGTTTCATATTTATCGGCCGATGGTGAAATAATGATATCTAAGATAAACTTTGAAGGGGGTAGTCATGGGATGCCAGGTATGCACGCTCCGATGCCCGCTCCGATGCCAATGCCCATGCCCATGCCAGGAATGCCTCAACAACACTATCCTGCTCCCGGGATGCCCCATCAACCTTATCCCGCTCCAGGGGGAATGTATCCGACGCAACCAGGCATGGGCTATCCAACGCAACCGGGCATGGGCTATCCAACGCAACCAGGCATGGGCTATCCAACGCAACCTGGAATGCATCCAGCTAATTATGGACATCTTTCTCCAAAATCAGCC CATCGCAGCAGTGGTTATCCCGCTGCAGGTTATCCTACGGGTTATCCGGGTCAACAACCGGGATTCATGAATCAAGGAAGTGGAGGGGGCGGCCTTCTCGGTGGTCTTGGTACCGCAATGGGTGCGGCTGCTTTGGGAACTGCTTTGCTCAATCCC AAAAAAGCTGCCAAGAAACAACATAAAGCACAAAAGAAGGCGATGAAATACGGGATCCCGCTAGCTGCAGTGGGGGCAGTGGGGGTTGGCGCCTACGGTCTTCACCATGGAATGAAACATCACGGATATCATGGTCGCAGTTCCAGTAGCTCGAGCAGCTCCAGTGAATAA
- the LOC124200249 gene encoding thymidylate kinase-like, translated as MIKRGALIVLEGCDRSGKTTQCQKAIRWLQESNKEAHLMRFPDRSTIIGSLINKYLECSTELDDHAIHLLFSANRWELLPDIKKLLQKGTNVIVDRYSYSGIAFSAAKPNMDLRWCQQSDSGLLKPDLVIFLDIDPVEAQTRGQYGSERYENLEMQKVVRSNYLKLQDESWRVVDASRSMEEVGRDVCRLVQEALDNITPDSALKQLWI; from the exons atgataaaaagagGCGCACTCATCGTATTAGAAGGATGTGATCGGTCAGGAAAAACTACTCAATGTCAAAAG GCAATCAGGTGGTTACAAGaaagcaacaaagaagctcatcTAATGAGATTTCCAG ATCGATCAACTATCATTG GGAGTCTTATCAATAAATACTTGGAATGCAGCACAGAATTAGATGATCATGCAATCCATTTGCTCTTTTCAGCCAATCGATGGGAACTGTT GCCagacattaaaaaattattgcagaaaGGCACAAATGTTATCGTGGATCGTTACTCATATTCAGGAATTGCCTTCTCTGCCGCAAAACCT AACATGGACTTAAGGTGGTGCCAACAATCAGACAGTGGTTTGTTGAAACCTGATCTGGTAATATTTCTTGATATTGATCCCGTTGAGGCACAAACTAGGGGACAGTATGGATCTGAACGCTACGAAAATCTCGAGATGCAGAAAGTTGTCCGATCAAACTATCTGAAGCTTCAAGATGAATCATGGAGG GTTGTAGATGCCAGCAGATCTATGGAAGAAGTCGGGCGTGATGTCTGTCGATTGGTTCAGGAAGCATTAGACAATATAACACCTGATTCCGCATTGAAGCAACTGTGGATTTAA
- the LOC124200248 gene encoding zinc finger protein-like 1 homolog produces MGLCKCPKRKVTNQFCFEHRVNVCESCMVSNHPKCVVQSYCQWLKDSDYSSLCTLCSTDLSQDDCIRLICYHVFHLKCLDAYCRQYPVNTAPAGYVCPSPCSHPIFPASNLVSPVADVMRSVLANRPWAREGLGLPLLPYDNAVDSNQPEIHQAKIVAVQKEVTNYSVVNVEGDVSNTIHRNEPVIHAKRPIGLLADSDRDESINKYKRRPPWESFKRMLSNLLDPHSRNRQRGHLRRRYALMLVIAVFVLLFIFAIGSRIFNSPVDLEPLDAPFNHRVASN; encoded by the exons aTGGGCTTATGCAAATGTCCTAAACGAAAAGTAACGAATCAGTTTTGCTTTGAACACCGAGTCAATGTATGCGAATCATGTATGGTATCAAATCATCCTAAG tgTGTTGTCCAATCATATTGCCAATGGCTAAAAGATAGCGACTACAGCTCACTGTGTACGCTGTGTTCCACAGATTTGTCACAAGATGATTGCATCCGACTCATCTGCTACC atgtatttcatttgaaatgctTGGATGCTTACTGTAGACAGTACCCAGTTAACACTGCACCTGCAGGATATGTGTGTCCCTCACCCTGCTCCCATCCAATTTTTCCAGCATCCAATCTTGTTTCTCCAGTTGCTGATGTAATGCGATCAGTCCTTGCTAACCGTCCATGGGCCAGAGAAGGACTAGGTCTACCTCTGCTGCCATATGACAATGCAGTTGATTCAAACCAACCAGAAATTCACCAAGCAAAGATTGTTGCTGTTCAGAAAGAAGTAACTAATTACAGTGTAGTCAATGTTGAGGGAGATGTTTCCAACACAATTCACCGCAATGAACCTG TAATTCATGCCAAACGTCCAATCGGGTTGCTTGCCGACTCGGATCGTGACGAAAGTATTAATAAGTATAAACGTCGTCCACCGTGGGAATCTTTTAAACGTATGCTCAG CAATTTACTGGACCCTCACTCCAGAAATCGCCAACGTGGTCATCTTCGTCGACGCTACGCCTTAATGTTGGTTATAGCTGTCTTTGttctattattcatttttgccATTGGCTCAAGAATATTTAACAGCCCGGTGGATCTTGAACCGCTAGATGCACCATTTAATCATAGAGTTGCATCGAACTAA